In one Elusimicrobiota bacterium genomic region, the following are encoded:
- a CDS encoding winged helix-turn-helix transcriptional regulator, with translation MHKTEISEKEFVIIKEISNNHLSHQRIISKNTGISLGLTNLIIRQLIKKGLIKAKQLNKRKAQYILTPKGFVEKAKKSYSYTLKTIQIIRSVKENTLQLITFYQEKGIKNFVILGKNELSEIVENVFKTIKCDDMSYSLLPDYDSSLLQGKENTLFLITENKNISLNNSVNLINRLSESDIFVNN, from the coding sequence ATGCATAAAACAGAAATATCTGAAAAAGAGTTTGTCATCATAAAGGAAATTTCCAATAATCACCTATCCCACCAGAGAATCATCTCAAAAAATACAGGAATATCCTTAGGATTGACAAATCTCATTATCAGGCAACTCATAAAGAAAGGCTTAATAAAAGCGAAACAGCTAAACAAAAGAAAAGCTCAATACATCCTTACTCCAAAAGGATTTGTCGAAAAGGCAAAAAAATCATATTCTTACACCCTTAAAACTATCCAGATTATTCGTTCAGTTAAGGAAAATACACTACAACTCATTACATTTTATCAAGAAAAAGGAATAAAAAATTTTGTAATTCTAGGCAAAAATGAACTGTCTGAAATTGTCGAAAATGTTTTTAAAACTATTAAATGCGACGATATGAGTTATTCATTACTCCCTGATTATGATTCTTCGCTATTACAAGGTAAAGAAAACACGCTTTTTTTAATTACAGAAAATAAAAATATTAGCCTGAATAATTCCGTAAATCTTATTAACCGCTTATCAGAGTCGGATATTTTTGTAAATAATTAA
- a CDS encoding GDP-mannose 4,6-dehydratase codes for MNKAFFKNRNVFVTGCSGFLGSWLVKYLVEAEANVTGLVRDWVPRSKLLSDGNFNKINIVWGELQDYALIERILTEYEIDTVFHLAALTIVGVANKNPLITFESNIKGTWNILEACRKNPLVKRVLVASSDKAYGEQAKLPYDENAPLEGNHPYDVSKSCADLLCKTYHNSYKLPVCVTRCGNFYGGGDLNFNRIIPGTILSVLNNQQPIIRSDGTFIRDYFYIEDGVEAYLLLAEKMEELKIQGEAFNFSSEIRVTVKELVEKIIKLMGSNLKPIILNEASNEIINQYLSAEKAHKKLNWQPKYTLDESLKKAIAWYTAFNKRR; via the coding sequence ATGAATAAAGCTTTTTTTAAAAACAGGAACGTTTTTGTTACCGGATGTAGCGGATTCCTCGGCTCCTGGCTGGTAAAATACCTTGTAGAAGCAGAAGCCAACGTCACAGGGCTGGTGCGTGACTGGGTACCAAGGTCAAAATTATTATCTGACGGAAACTTTAATAAAATCAATATTGTGTGGGGCGAACTCCAGGATTATGCGCTTATAGAACGAATTCTTACAGAATATGAAATAGACACGGTCTTTCACCTTGCTGCGTTAACAATAGTAGGGGTCGCTAATAAAAACCCTCTTATTACTTTTGAATCAAATATAAAAGGAACCTGGAACATCTTGGAAGCTTGCAGGAAAAACCCGCTAGTCAAAAGAGTACTTGTTGCGTCAAGCGACAAGGCTTACGGAGAACAAGCAAAATTACCCTATGATGAAAACGCTCCGCTTGAAGGCAATCACCCTTACGACGTTTCAAAAAGCTGCGCTGACCTGTTATGCAAAACATACCACAATTCATATAAACTCCCTGTTTGCGTAACCCGATGCGGCAACTTTTACGGCGGCGGCGATTTGAATTTTAACAGGATCATCCCGGGGACGATACTTTCAGTCCTCAATAATCAACAGCCGATAATCAGAAGTGACGGGACCTTCATTAGGGACTACTTTTACATTGAAGACGGTGTTGAAGCTTACCTTCTGCTGGCAGAAAAAATGGAAGAATTAAAAATACAAGGTGAAGCGTTTAATTTTAGCAGTGAAATCCGCGTAACAGTCAAGGAATTGGTTGAAAAAATTATCAAACTGATGGGAAGCAACCTTAAACCCATTATTTTGAATGAAGCTTCAAATGAAATAATAAATCAATATTTGTCTGCCGAGAAAGCGCATAAAAAACTTAACTGGCAGCCCAAGTATACTTTAGATGAAAGTTTAAAGAAAGCCATAGCCTGGTATACCGCTTTTAATAAAAGGAGATAG
- a CDS encoding GDP-L-fucose synthase: protein MSFWKNKKVTITGGAGFLGSHLTKKLQKNGCSNIFIPKIEDYNLVNMTDVSKMYKNSKPDIVIHLAAVVGGIGANSENPGKFFYDNLMMGVQLMEIGRQVGVEKFVALGTICCYPKFTPIPFKENDLWIGYPEETNAPYGLAKKMLLVQSQAYRQQYGFNSIFLMPVNLYGPGDNFDPRSSHVIPALIRKCINAIEKKEKEIIVWGTGKATREFLYVEDASEGIMLATEKYNKSDPVNLGAGFEISIKDLVELIVKLTGFQGKITWDSTKPDGQPRRSLDTSRAQKEFGFKAKTNFEEGLKKTIDWYKKSLGENK, encoded by the coding sequence ATGTCTTTTTGGAAGAATAAAAAAGTAACTATAACCGGAGGCGCCGGTTTCCTTGGCTCTCATCTTACGAAAAAACTTCAAAAAAATGGTTGCTCTAACATATTTATTCCCAAAATTGAAGACTACAATCTCGTAAACATGACAGACGTGTCAAAGATGTATAAGAATTCAAAACCGGATATCGTTATACATCTTGCCGCTGTAGTAGGCGGTATCGGCGCAAACAGTGAAAACCCCGGTAAATTTTTCTATGATAACCTAATGATGGGCGTACAATTAATGGAAATTGGCAGACAAGTCGGCGTTGAAAAATTTGTGGCACTGGGTACTATATGCTGCTATCCTAAATTCACCCCCATACCTTTTAAAGAAAACGACCTTTGGATAGGATATCCGGAAGAAACTAATGCCCCCTATGGCCTCGCAAAAAAAATGCTTTTGGTGCAGTCTCAGGCTTACCGCCAGCAATACGGTTTTAATTCGATATTCTTAATGCCCGTTAACCTTTATGGGCCCGGTGATAACTTCGACCCAAGATCTTCGCATGTAATTCCTGCGCTGATAAGAAAATGCATAAATGCAATTGAAAAAAAGGAAAAAGAAATTATTGTTTGGGGTACGGGCAAAGCAACCAGAGAATTTCTTTATGTTGAAGACGCCTCAGAAGGAATAATGCTTGCTACCGAAAAATACAATAAATCTGACCCGGTTAACCTCGGGGCAGGTTTTGAAATTTCTATAAAAGACCTCGTTGAACTTATTGTAAAATTGACCGGTTTTCAGGGAAAAATTACATGGGACTCGACAAAACCGGACGGACAACCTAGAAGGAGCCTTGACACTTCAAGGGCGCAAAAAGAATTCGGGTTCAAGGCAAAAACAAATTTTGAAGAAGGGTTGAAAAAAACTATTGATTGGTATAAGAAATCATTAGGAGAAAATAAATGA
- the rfbF gene encoding glucose-1-phosphate cytidylyltransferase has product MKVVILAGGRGTRITEETQAIPKPMIEIGGKPIIWHIMKTYSHYGFNEFIICLGHLGYVIKEYFSHYFLHMSDMTIDMETNETKIHYSNSDPWKITLIDTGVDTMTGGRLKRIEKYVKNETFMLTYGDGVSDVNIAKLLETHEKNKKLATLTAIQTSGRFGVLDISKNNHVKTFLEKPKGENSWINGGYFVLEPEVFNYINNGDATIWERTPLENISKANQLISYKHNGFWKCMDTLRDKIELEKLWDSGKAPWKIWK; this is encoded by the coding sequence ATGAAAGTAGTAATCCTTGCTGGCGGCAGAGGAACCCGAATTACTGAGGAAACTCAAGCTATTCCAAAACCAATGATTGAAATCGGGGGTAAGCCAATAATCTGGCATATAATGAAAACTTACTCTCATTATGGTTTTAACGAGTTTATTATTTGCCTGGGCCATCTTGGTTATGTAATCAAAGAATATTTTTCTCATTATTTCCTGCACATGAGCGATATGACAATAGACATGGAAACTAATGAAACCAAAATCCATTATTCTAATTCTGACCCCTGGAAAATAACGCTGATTGATACAGGCGTAGACACTATGACGGGGGGAAGATTAAAAAGAATTGAGAAATACGTCAAAAATGAAACATTTATGTTAACCTACGGCGACGGTGTTAGTGACGTCAATATTGCCAAATTGCTGGAAACACACGAAAAAAACAAAAAACTTGCTACTCTGACCGCAATTCAAACGTCCGGGAGATTTGGCGTTTTGGACATTAGTAAAAACAACCACGTTAAAACATTTCTTGAAAAACCAAAAGGTGAAAATTCCTGGATAAACGGCGGCTATTTTGTACTGGAACCCGAAGTATTTAATTATATCAATAATGGCGATGCTACAATATGGGAAAGAACCCCGCTTGAAAACATATCAAAAGCTAACCAGCTCATATCGTATAAACATAACGGTTTCTGGAAATGTATGGATACCTTGAGGGATAAGATTGAACTGGAAAAACTTTGGGATTCAGGAAAAGCTCCCTGGAAAATATGGAAATAA
- a CDS encoding thiamine pyrophosphate-binding protein has translation MEIRVADFITNKLYEAGGEYIFLVSGGMIMHLTDAILQHKKIKYICFQHEQGAAMAAEAYARFTGKLGIVYATAGPGVLNTITGVVGAYVDSSPCIIVGGQSKLSLAKVKGPRQFPLQGFDSLPLFKHITKYSILLDDLSRVRYEVEKCISMAKAHRVGPVYIECPVDLQGAFFNPNKYEGYSQSSETLNNNKALNKQLEIIKSALTQSKQPCILAGAGVRLSGANELFLKFVNKIGIPVITSRLGMDLIDNKHPLFVGRPGTYGDRPANFTVQNSDLLLILGCRLGIGLVSYDFQNFAPFAKKIIVDIDENELNKPSVKPDIAVKTDISLFLKTLLIKLGHYRFNGYSWIKRTQEWKDRYPVDLPEYLNEKNGINSYHFMKVFSEKMSKNDVFVVDTGSCFHVHAQAFKVKYGQRHIITGGLSTMGYMPAVIGVAASNKGKDVYCITGDGSIQMNLQELQTVVHYKLPVKFIVFNNNGYLLIRHTQKNFCNGRLMGESPKTGVSFPDMRKIARAYGIDYIRITRLSELNSKIEKVKKHKGSIICEVITPPNQLLIPRIASKKLDNGKMVSMPYDDMFPFLPRDEYKNNSL, from the coding sequence ATGGAAATAAGAGTTGCTGATTTTATCACAAATAAATTATATGAGGCTGGTGGGGAATATATATTCCTTGTTTCCGGCGGAATGATTATGCATCTTACAGATGCTATATTGCAGCATAAAAAAATAAAGTATATTTGCTTTCAGCATGAACAGGGTGCGGCCATGGCAGCTGAAGCTTATGCCCGCTTTACCGGAAAATTGGGAATAGTTTATGCTACAGCCGGCCCGGGCGTTCTAAATACAATTACCGGCGTTGTCGGAGCTTATGTTGATTCTTCTCCATGCATAATTGTTGGAGGACAATCGAAACTCTCTCTGGCTAAAGTTAAAGGCCCGAGACAATTTCCTTTACAAGGGTTTGACAGCCTTCCATTATTTAAACATATAACCAAATATTCCATTTTGTTAGACGATCTATCAAGAGTACGCTATGAAGTTGAAAAATGTATTTCCATGGCAAAAGCTCATAGAGTTGGCCCAGTATACATAGAATGTCCTGTTGATCTTCAAGGTGCATTTTTTAATCCGAACAAATATGAAGGATATTCTCAATCTTCAGAAACTTTAAACAATAATAAGGCATTGAATAAACAATTGGAAATTATCAAGAGCGCTCTCACGCAAAGTAAGCAACCATGCATCCTTGCTGGAGCAGGAGTGCGCCTTTCAGGTGCAAATGAACTTTTTCTTAAATTCGTAAATAAAATTGGAATTCCTGTAATTACTTCAAGATTGGGGATGGATTTAATCGATAATAAACATCCACTATTTGTAGGCAGGCCAGGAACTTATGGTGACAGGCCTGCTAATTTTACAGTGCAAAATTCCGATCTTCTGCTTATTTTGGGCTGCAGGCTTGGCATTGGCCTGGTAAGTTATGATTTTCAAAATTTCGCACCTTTCGCAAAAAAAATCATTGTTGATATCGATGAAAATGAATTAAATAAACCTTCAGTGAAACCTGATATTGCTGTTAAAACTGACATTTCATTATTTTTGAAAACACTTTTGATAAAATTGGGACATTATCGGTTTAATGGTTACTCGTGGATAAAACGAACACAAGAATGGAAAGATAGATATCCTGTTGATTTACCTGAATATTTAAATGAAAAAAATGGGATAAATTCTTATCATTTTATGAAAGTTTTTTCTGAAAAAATGTCTAAAAATGATGTTTTTGTAGTTGATACCGGTTCCTGTTTTCATGTACACGCACAAGCCTTCAAAGTAAAATATGGACAACGTCATATAATTACTGGCGGCCTGTCAACAATGGGTTATATGCCGGCTGTTATAGGGGTCGCTGCTTCAAATAAAGGAAAAGATGTTTATTGTATTACCGGAGATGGATCTATTCAAATGAACCTACAGGAATTACAGACAGTAGTACATTACAAATTACCTGTAAAATTTATTGTTTTTAATAACAATGGTTATCTTCTTATTCGTCATACACAAAAAAACTTCTGTAATGGGCGGCTTATGGGTGAAAGCCCAAAAACAGGTGTAAGTTTCCCTGATATGAGAAAAATAGCAAGAGCTTACGGGATCGATTATATCAGGATTACAAGACTTTCAGAACTTAATTCAAAAATTGAAAAAGTAAAAAAACATAAAGGATCAATTATTTGTGAAGTTATTACACCTCCAAATCAGCTATTAATTCCTAGGATTGCTTCAAAAAAATTGGATAATGGCAAAATGGTATCAATGCCTTATGACGACATGTTCCCTTTTTTACCTAGAGATGAATATAAAAATAATTCTCTTTAA
- a CDS encoding acetaldehyde dehydrogenase (acetylating) — protein sequence MHNNSKKLKVAIIGSGLIGTDLLVKLMRSNHLECSVFIGRNTQSRGMTKAISLGVPISDKSIDAITSNPDICDIVFDCTSASGHKVHAPILEKLGKIAIDLTPANVGKMCVPAVNLTECLSYNNVNMITCGGQASIPLAYVIGQTQKDVDYIEVVSTISSRSAGPATRANLDEYIETTEKGLAHFSGAKKTKAILVLNPAQPCINMQTTVRAYVKKPEIDKLNTEITKMIKKIQTYVPGYSLVVPPMIENNNIILMIRVQGLGDYLPSYAGNLDIINCAAIAAAEEYAKSKLNVKD from the coding sequence ATGCATAACAATTCAAAAAAGCTAAAAGTCGCAATTATTGGAAGCGGCCTTATTGGGACTGATCTTTTAGTCAAGTTGATGAGATCTAACCATTTGGAATGTTCTGTTTTCATCGGCAGAAATACCCAGTCCAGGGGAATGACAAAAGCAATCAGCCTTGGGGTACCGATTTCTGATAAAAGCATAGATGCAATAACTTCTAACCCTGATATTTGTGATATTGTTTTTGATTGCACTTCTGCCTCGGGACATAAAGTACATGCACCAATTTTAGAAAAACTTGGCAAAATAGCCATTGACCTTACACCAGCGAATGTGGGGAAAATGTGCGTCCCTGCGGTAAACCTTACAGAATGCCTTTCTTATAACAACGTCAACATGATAACTTGCGGCGGGCAGGCTTCAATCCCATTAGCCTATGTCATCGGGCAGACCCAGAAAGACGTTGATTACATCGAAGTAGTATCAACTATTTCATCACGCAGTGCCGGGCCGGCAACAAGAGCCAATTTGGATGAATACATAGAGACAACCGAAAAAGGATTAGCTCACTTTTCAGGCGCAAAAAAAACGAAAGCAATTCTTGTCCTCAATCCAGCTCAGCCATGCATAAATATGCAAACAACCGTGCGGGCTTATGTGAAGAAACCGGAAATTGATAAATTAAATACAGAAATAACAAAAATGATAAAAAAAATACAAACTTATGTTCCCGGGTATTCGCTCGTTGTCCCTCCAATGATCGAAAACAATAACATTATTTTAATGATCAGGGTCCAGGGGCTTGGAGATTATCTGCCAAGTTATGCGGGAAACCTTGATATTATCAATTGCGCAGCAATCGCAGCTGCAGAAGAATACGCAAAATCAAAATTGAACGTTAAGGACTGA
- the dmpG gene encoding 4-hydroxy-2-oxovalerate aldolase gives MKKILIADPTLRDGSHAIQHKFSTKVITTYCKAAEAAGIPIIEIGHGNGLGASSIQVGQSLLSDLEMIRTARENLKNTKLGIFDLPGYATINKDLKPAIEAGVDVVRVGAHCTETDLTQRHLGYVREKGKIAHAAVMMVHMAPKETLIEECLKMESYGAQGIILMDSAGAFLPVDVTDRISALVNSLTIPVGFHSHNNLGMAVANSIAAVEAGALILDGTARGLGAGAGNTPIEILVAVLHKMGYETDINLYKILDASDIIEKELPDFKPSIKPISIISGLAGVFSGFSKHVERISKEYDIDPRDVFIELGKRKVVAGQEDLIVEVAIELSTKREK, from the coding sequence ATGAAAAAAATATTAATTGCCGATCCAACTTTAAGGGATGGGTCTCATGCAATTCAACACAAGTTTAGCACAAAAGTAATAACTACTTACTGTAAAGCTGCGGAAGCGGCAGGTATTCCTATTATTGAAATAGGCCACGGGAACGGGCTTGGAGCTTCTTCCATACAAGTCGGACAAAGCCTGCTTTCTGATTTAGAAATGATCAGAACCGCAAGGGAGAATTTAAAAAACACAAAACTTGGAATTTTCGACCTTCCAGGCTACGCAACAATTAACAAAGACCTTAAACCGGCAATTGAAGCTGGAGTGGATGTAGTTAGAGTAGGGGCTCACTGCACTGAAACTGATTTGACTCAACGCCATCTGGGTTACGTAAGAGAAAAAGGCAAAATAGCGCATGCCGCTGTCATGATGGTACATATGGCACCCAAAGAAACTTTAATTGAAGAATGCCTAAAAATGGAATCTTACGGCGCACAAGGGATAATACTGATGGATTCTGCCGGCGCATTCCTTCCCGTTGACGTAACTGACAGAATAAGCGCGCTTGTTAATTCCTTAACTATACCTGTAGGCTTTCATTCACACAATAATCTGGGTATGGCAGTTGCAAACTCTATAGCAGCAGTTGAAGCAGGCGCTTTAATTCTTGACGGTACTGCGCGGGGGCTAGGTGCAGGTGCAGGCAACACGCCTATAGAAATTTTGGTTGCGGTTCTTCACAAAATGGGCTATGAAACTGACATTAACCTTTATAAAATACTTGATGCAAGCGATATTATAGAAAAAGAATTACCGGATTTTAAACCAAGTATAAAACCTATCAGCATTATAAGCGGTTTGGCAGGAGTGTTTTCGGGTTTTTCGAAACATGTGGAGCGTATATCAAAAGAATACGATATTGATCCAAGGGATGTATTTATAGAATTGGGAAAAAGAAAAGTGGTTGCCGGCCAGGAAGATTTAATTGTAGAGGTAGCCATTGAATTATCGACTAAGAGGGAAAAATGA
- a CDS encoding NAD-dependent epimerase/dehydratase family protein codes for MMNTRTIEIVKNDCSQILTQKHVKTLEKLKNEKIFITGGTGFIGTWLAELIAFLNDNYRFNTNMVLMSKNAFSFSSKVPHLTTRKDIVLIEKDIRDFFELPDDVSYIIHAAADPDNRKHSSEPIKTMEVISKGTDSILSAATRLSNIKSILNISSGLIYGGQPFDLERISESFHGGPDCDSIVSIYSEAKRYTETLCTAYRNQFKLPILTARPFAFLGPYQLIDKPWAINNFIRDSLLGGPIRILGNENTVRSYMYASDMAFWFLSILSNGKAGLAYNVGSPNSITLKNLAEKISNNFPNKIKIVSELPPNKNADKSRFVPDTTLANEFLGLKETVDIEDALRRTITWYHEFLK; via the coding sequence ATGATGAACACGCGGACTATTGAAATAGTAAAAAACGATTGCAGCCAGATACTTACCCAGAAACATGTAAAGACGCTCGAAAAATTAAAGAACGAAAAAATATTTATCACAGGCGGAACCGGGTTCATTGGTACCTGGTTAGCTGAATTAATTGCTTTTTTAAACGACAATTATAGGTTTAATACAAACATGGTACTGATGTCAAAAAATGCTTTTAGTTTCAGTTCCAAAGTTCCGCATTTAACAACAAGGAAAGATATAGTTCTCATTGAAAAAGACATAAGAGACTTTTTTGAGCTTCCCGATGATGTGTCCTATATAATACATGCGGCTGCTGATCCTGATAACCGCAAACATTCATCTGAACCCATAAAAACTATGGAAGTCATCTCCAAAGGAACGGATTCTATTCTTTCCGCAGCAACCAGGCTGTCAAATATAAAAAGTATACTCAATATCAGTTCAGGCCTTATTTACGGAGGCCAGCCTTTTGACTTAGAAAGAATCTCCGAATCGTTTCATGGAGGCCCCGATTGTGATTCAATCGTTTCTATTTATTCTGAAGCTAAACGCTATACTGAAACTTTATGTACAGCCTATAGAAACCAATTTAAATTACCGATACTCACTGCCCGCCCGTTTGCATTCCTTGGCCCTTATCAACTAATCGATAAACCCTGGGCAATCAACAATTTCATCAGAGACAGCCTGTTAGGCGGGCCTATAAGGATCCTTGGCAATGAAAATACTGTAAGAAGCTATATGTATGCTTCAGATATGGCTTTCTGGTTTTTAAGCATACTTTCTAACGGCAAGGCAGGTTTAGCCTACAACGTCGGAAGCCCTAACAGCATAACGCTTAAAAATCTAGCAGAAAAAATATCCAATAATTTTCCGAATAAAATTAAGATCGTTTCTGAACTTCCTCCTAATAAGAACGCTGATAAATCCAGGTTTGTCCCGGATACTACTTTAGCCAATGAATTTTTAGGATTGAAAGAAACGGTTGATATTGAAGATGCCCTGAGGCGGACTATTACCTGGTACCATGAATTTTTAAAATGA
- a CDS encoding NAD(P)-dependent oxidoreductase encodes MKKNKKNILITGARGFIGKNLIEHLLSFSSSKYSLFYPYHSELDLLDCEKVQAYLKDKKIDTIVHCANTGGTRKTAYDAGRTDVTSNNLRMFFNLAHCLNSNMKLINLGTGAEYSIKNYKPKMPENYFDKYVPEDAYGFSKYICSKFAEKSSNIVSLRLFGVYGKYEDYEYKFISNSIVRNLLGLPIVISQNVLFDFSYINDLVKIIEYFIKNKPKYNTYNLVTGKPIDLITIAKNINDISLNPSKIVIKHPGLNTEYSGSNIRLLKEIGNFTFTPINRALKNLYSWYKDNINKIDKKLIYEDKYIQYCRVK; translated from the coding sequence ATGAAAAAAAATAAAAAGAACATTCTTATTACCGGAGCAAGGGGATTCATAGGGAAAAACTTAATTGAGCATTTATTGAGTTTTTCTTCATCCAAATATTCACTTTTTTATCCTTACCATTCAGAACTAGATTTATTAGACTGTGAAAAAGTTCAAGCTTATCTCAAGGATAAAAAAATAGACACTATAGTTCACTGCGCTAATACCGGAGGAACCAGAAAAACCGCATATGATGCCGGCAGGACGGATGTAACATCAAATAATCTAAGGATGTTTTTTAATTTAGCTCATTGCTTAAACTCAAATATGAAGCTGATAAATTTAGGCACCGGGGCTGAATACTCAATTAAAAATTATAAGCCGAAGATGCCTGAAAACTATTTTGATAAATATGTACCTGAAGATGCTTATGGGTTCTCCAAATATATTTGTTCAAAATTCGCAGAAAAATCAAGCAATATTGTAAGCCTGCGCCTTTTTGGCGTTTATGGTAAATACGAAGATTATGAATACAAATTCATATCAAACTCAATTGTTAGAAACTTGCTTGGCCTGCCTATTGTTATATCGCAAAATGTCTTATTTGATTTTAGCTATATCAACGATTTAGTAAAAATAATAGAGTATTTCATTAAAAATAAGCCGAAATACAATACTTACAATCTTGTAACCGGTAAACCAATAGACCTTATAACAATTGCCAAAAATATTAATGATATTTCTTTAAATCCTTCTAAAATTGTTATTAAGCACCCCGGGCTTAACACCGAATACAGCGGCTCAAATATAAGATTATTGAAGGAAATAGGAAATTTTACTTTTACACCAATTAACCGGGCACTTAAAAATTTATATTCATGGTACAAAGACAATATAAACAAAATAGATAAAAAACTTATATATGAGGACAAATATATTCAATACTGCAGAGTAAAATAA
- the rfbH gene encoding lipopolysaccharide biosynthesis protein RfbH — protein sequence MTKLKENLIREEILKKVKEYHFSKIPQKFIPGETLVNYAGRIYDENELMNLVSSSLDFWLTAGEYAQKFENKLAEFLGVKYCLLNNSGSSANLLAISALTSPKLKEKRLVPGDEVITTACGFPTTLNPIIQNNLIPVLIDVDLGTYNIKTENIEKAITKKTKAIFIPHTLGNPFNIDKVQQIAEKHNLWLVEDNCDALGSKYKGKHTGTFGHLSTCSFYPAHHITMGEGGAVLTNDPLLKKIVLSLRDWGRDCWCEPGHDDSCGKRFNQKFGKLPFGYDHKYVYSHIGYNLKLTDMQAAIGLAQLDKLPAFIKKRKKNFSTLFEHLKKHDKFLLLPEKTEYSDPSWFGFPILVKQNAPFKRNDIVSFLENNKIATRMLFGGNLIKQPAYQDIKYRIFDNLNNTDNVMDNLFWIGVYPGITNEKLKYIFKITNSFFNGLKTLK from the coding sequence ATGACAAAATTAAAAGAAAATTTAATTAGAGAAGAAATTTTAAAAAAGGTTAAAGAGTATCATTTTTCGAAAATACCCCAAAAGTTTATTCCGGGTGAAACTTTAGTAAATTATGCCGGTAGAATTTATGACGAAAATGAATTAATGAATCTTGTAAGCTCTTCATTGGATTTTTGGTTGACTGCAGGGGAATATGCCCAGAAATTCGAAAATAAGTTAGCCGAATTCTTGGGTGTAAAATACTGCCTTTTGAATAATTCCGGTTCTTCAGCGAATCTGCTCGCTATTTCCGCGCTAACTTCACCCAAACTTAAAGAAAAAAGATTAGTTCCGGGTGACGAAGTAATAACAACTGCCTGCGGTTTTCCTACTACGTTGAACCCTATAATCCAAAATAATTTGATCCCTGTATTAATAGATGTTGATTTAGGAACCTACAATATTAAAACAGAAAATATCGAAAAAGCAATCACAAAAAAAACAAAAGCAATATTTATTCCTCATACATTGGGAAACCCCTTCAATATTGATAAAGTCCAACAGATCGCAGAAAAACATAATTTATGGCTTGTTGAAGACAATTGTGATGCGTTAGGTTCCAAATATAAAGGAAAGCATACCGGCACGTTCGGCCATTTATCAACTTGCAGTTTTTATCCTGCACACCATATAACCATGGGAGAAGGGGGCGCTGTTTTAACCAATGATCCTTTATTAAAAAAAATAGTTCTTTCTTTAAGAGATTGGGGCAGGGATTGCTGGTGTGAACCAGGCCATGATGACAGCTGCGGCAAAAGGTTCAATCAAAAGTTCGGTAAACTCCCTTTTGGTTACGACCACAAATATGTATATTCACACATTGGTTATAATTTAAAACTCACTGATATGCAGGCCGCTATAGGTCTGGCGCAATTAGACAAACTTCCAGCATTTATCAAAAAGAGAAAGAAAAATTTCAGTACTCTTTTCGAGCATCTAAAAAAACATGATAAGTTTTTACTTTTGCCTGAAAAAACAGAATACTCAGATCCCAGCTGGTTTGGCTTCCCGATTCTGGTAAAGCAAAATGCTCCTTTTAAAAGAAACGATATCGTAAGCTTTTTAGAAAACAATAAAATAGCTACCCGTATGCTTTTTGGCGGGAATCTTATTAAACAGCCGGCTTATCAGGATATTAAATATAGGATTTTTGACAATCTGAATAACACGGATAATGTCATGGACAATTTATTCTGGATAGGCGTATATCCCGGTATAACAAATGAAAAATTAAAATATATCTTTAAAATAACGAATAGCTTTTTTAATGGTCTCAAAACTTTAAAATGA